In Rhodanobacteraceae bacterium, a single window of DNA contains:
- a CDS encoding DUF350 domain-containing protein — MMMSNYLSTVPNFVTFLVTGAVLLALFWTLYTFATPHDELALIRAGNVSAAIMMAGAMLGFALPVGVAMARSEDLMQLAQWGSVALLVQFCAYVLLRLMHRGLHQAIEQNQVSVALWAATLSLSAGIINAGAQLA, encoded by the coding sequence ATGATGATGTCCAACTACCTCAGCACCGTGCCGAACTTTGTCACCTTTCTTGTGACCGGTGCGGTGCTGCTCGCGCTGTTCTGGACGCTCTACACCTTCGCGACGCCGCATGACGAACTGGCTCTGATTCGCGCCGGCAATGTCAGCGCGGCCATCATGATGGCGGGTGCCATGCTCGGATTTGCGCTGCCAGTGGGCGTGGCCATGGCCCGCAGCGAGGATCTGATGCAGCTGGCGCAATGGGGTAGTGTGGCCCTGCTGGTCCAATTTTGTGCCTATGTGCTGCTGCGACTGATGCACCGCGGCCTGCATCAGGCCATCGAGCAGAATCAAGTCTCCGTCGCCCTCTGGGCCGCCACCCTGTCGCTCAGTGCCGGCATCATCAACGCCGGCGCCCAGCTTGCCTGA
- the nth gene encoding endonuclease III yields MNKAKRTEIFQRLRELNPAPRTELEYATPFQLLVAVVLSAQATDVGVNKATRRLFPVAATPAAMLALGEEGLCEAIRTIGLFRSKARHVIQLCRMLIEQHGGEVPQDRAALEALPGVGRKTANVVLNTAFGQPTIAVDTHIFRVSNRTGIAPGKDVREVEDRLDRLVPSEFKLDCHHWLILQGRYVCVARKPRCPICPIADLCEYKHKTRSAAADEP; encoded by the coding sequence ATGAACAAAGCCAAACGCACCGAGATCTTCCAGCGCCTGCGGGAACTCAATCCGGCGCCACGAACGGAACTGGAATACGCCACGCCCTTTCAGCTGCTGGTGGCGGTAGTGCTGTCGGCGCAGGCAACCGATGTGGGCGTGAACAAGGCCACGCGGCGTCTGTTCCCGGTGGCCGCCACACCCGCCGCCATGCTCGCGCTGGGAGAAGAGGGTCTGTGCGAAGCCATCCGCACCATCGGCCTGTTCCGCAGCAAGGCCCGCCATGTGATTCAACTGTGCCGGATGCTGATCGAGCAACACGGTGGCGAAGTACCTCAGGATCGCGCTGCGCTGGAAGCGCTGCCCGGCGTGGGTCGCAAGACTGCCAATGTGGTGCTGAACACGGCCTTCGGCCAGCCGACCATTGCCGTTGACACTCACATCTTCCGGGTCAGCAACCGCACCGGGATCGCACCGGGCAAGGATGTGCGCGAGGTCGAAGACCGACTCGACCGCCTGGTGCCGAGCGAATTCAAACTCGATTGCCATCACTGGCTGATCCTGCAGGGGCGCTATGTGTGCGTGGCGCGCAAGCCCCGATGCCCGATATGCCCGATCGCCGATCTGTGCGAATACAAGCACAAGACCCGGTCTGCCGCAGCCGACGAGCCGTAA
- a CDS encoding peptidylprolyl isomerase, giving the protein MTALTAVFNTARGTIRVALTPDQTPLTVANFANLAKRGFYDGLNFHRVISNFMIQGGCPEGSGRGSPGYRFGDEFVSSLRHSKAGILSMANAGPGTNGSQFFITHGPTPHLDGKHTVFGEVTEGQNVVDSIRQGDAINSITIEGDVDAFLASPRVSAKVAEWNGVLDSRR; this is encoded by the coding sequence ATGACCGCACTGACCGCTGTATTCAACACCGCCCGTGGCACCATCCGCGTGGCGCTGACACCCGACCAGACGCCGCTGACGGTGGCCAATTTCGCCAACCTCGCCAAGCGTGGCTTCTACGATGGTCTGAACTTTCACCGCGTGATCAGTAACTTCATGATCCAGGGTGGCTGCCCGGAAGGCAGCGGTCGCGGCAGCCCCGGCTATCGTTTCGGCGACGAATTCGTCTCCAGCCTGCGCCACAGCAAGGCCGGCATCCTGTCGATGGCCAATGCCGGCCCCGGCACCAACGGCAGCCAGTTCTTCATCACCCACGGCCCGACCCCGCATCTGGACGGCAAGCACACCGTGTTCGGCGAAGTCACCGAAGGCCAGAATGTCGTCGACAGCATTCGCCAGGGCGATGCCATCAACTCGATCACCATTGAGGGCGATGTCGATGCCTTCCTGGCCAGCCCCAGGGTCAGCGCCAAGGTCGCCGAGTGGAACGGCGTGCTCGACAGTCGTCGCTGA
- a CDS encoding UbiH/UbiF/VisC/COQ6 family ubiquinone biosynthesis hydroxylase, protein MRSGSRDALDALIIGAGMVGGAVALGLARSGLKVALVEQHPVSAPTPAEAVDARVVAVAPHSQRLLSSLGVWGEIAAVRASPYSHMQVQDALGASTLDFDAADYGWPCLGHIVENRLIAGTLWHALEREPGIRLLLGDTLADFEMDESSVRVRLSSGGELRARLLIGADGVNSRVRDQLLIGTSGAPYGQSGLVAQIQAEQPSPQLAWQRFLPSGPLAFLPLCDGSYSMVWTLPAARAQELIEVSAEQFEAQLLRASNSRFGRLRLLTDRQAFPLRLQIAQRFVEQRAILMGDAAHVVHPLAGQGVNLGFADVSALIAAVAQAQARGRAPLGATDLARWARQRRSEAALAARAFDGLNRLYGISEGPMVAARGIGLRLVDRLTPIKRKLAEQAAGIRAGIG, encoded by the coding sequence ATGAGGTCCGGCAGTCGTGATGCTCTGGATGCGCTGATCATCGGTGCCGGTATGGTCGGCGGCGCCGTTGCTCTCGGATTGGCCAGGTCGGGTCTCAAGGTGGCGCTGGTGGAGCAACACCCGGTCAGCGCGCCGACCCCAGCAGAAGCGGTTGATGCGCGCGTGGTGGCCGTCGCCCCGCATTCGCAGCGTCTGCTGAGCTCGCTTGGCGTCTGGGGCGAAATCGCCGCGGTGCGCGCTTCGCCCTATTCCCATATGCAGGTGCAGGACGCACTGGGCGCCAGCACGCTGGATTTCGATGCCGCCGACTATGGCTGGCCTTGCCTCGGTCATATCGTCGAGAACCGACTGATTGCCGGCACGCTCTGGCATGCGCTGGAGCGCGAGCCGGGCATCCGTCTGCTGCTGGGCGATACGCTCGCTGATTTCGAGATGGATGAAAGCAGCGTGCGCGTGCGCCTCAGCAGTGGTGGTGAGTTGCGTGCACGGCTGCTGATCGGTGCCGATGGCGTCAACTCGCGGGTGCGCGATCAACTGCTGATCGGAACCTCCGGGGCGCCGTATGGACAGAGCGGTCTGGTGGCGCAGATCCAGGCCGAGCAGCCCTCGCCGCAGCTGGCTTGGCAGCGTTTCCTGCCATCCGGGCCGCTGGCCTTCCTGCCGCTGTGCGATGGCAGCTATTCGATGGTCTGGACCCTGCCTGCGGCGCGTGCGCAGGAACTGATCGAGGTCTCCGCCGAGCAGTTCGAAGCCCAGCTGTTGCGGGCCAGCAACAGCCGCTTTGGACGTCTGCGCCTGCTCACCGATCGCCAGGCCTTCCCGCTGCGGCTGCAGATCGCGCAGCGTTTTGTCGAGCAACGCGCGATCCTGATGGGTGATGCGGCGCACGTGGTGCATCCGCTGGCCGGGCAGGGCGTGAATCTGGGCTTTGCCGATGTCAGCGCGTTGATCGCTGCGGTGGCGCAGGCGCAGGCCCGCGGACGGGCGCCGCTGGGCGCCACCGATCTGGCAAGGTGGGCACGCCAGCGCCGCAGCGAAGCCGCCCTGGCGGCGCGCGCCTTTGACGGATTGAACCGGCTCTACGGCATTTCCGAAGGCCCGATGGTGGCCGCCCGCGGTATCGGCCTGCGCCTGGTGGACCGGCTGACGCCGATCAAGCGCAAGCTCGCGGAGCAGGCAGCGGGCATACGCGCCGGGATCGGATAG
- a CDS encoding glutathione peroxidase, whose translation MSKLADFHLPGIDGWELPLDRFEGEVVLIVNVASRCGLTPQYAALEALHRRFNDRGFEVLGVPCNQFAGQEPGTEAEIQQFCTLNYDITFPMSGKVKVNGEERHPLYQWLAGDEAKFPGNISWNFEKFLIGRDGQVIARFAPTVKPDAPEVVATITAALG comes from the coding sequence ATGTCCAAGCTTGCCGACTTTCACCTGCCCGGGATTGATGGCTGGGAACTGCCGCTCGATCGCTTTGAAGGCGAGGTGGTGCTGATCGTCAATGTGGCCAGCCGTTGCGGGCTGACGCCGCAATATGCCGCGCTGGAAGCGCTGCATCGGCGCTTCAATGATCGCGGGTTCGAGGTGCTGGGTGTGCCGTGCAACCAGTTCGCCGGACAGGAGCCTGGCACTGAAGCCGAAATCCAGCAGTTCTGCACGCTCAACTATGACATCACCTTTCCGATGTCCGGCAAGGTCAAGGTCAACGGCGAGGAGCGGCATCCGCTTTACCAATGGCTGGCCGGCGACGAAGCCAAATTCCCGGGGAATATCTCCTGGAACTTCGAGAAGTTCCTGATCGGCCGCGATGGTCAGGTCATCGCCCGCTTCGCACCGACCGTCAAACCCGATGCGCCGGAGGTGGTGGCAACCATCACCGCGGCTCTGGGCTGA